A window of the Isosphaera pallida ATCC 43644 genome harbors these coding sequences:
- a CDS encoding DUF1552 domain-containing protein: protein MTSPRSRREFLRRLGLSAAVTPFLLNLPSLGFANQLERKKRLVVMFSPNGIVPKTFWPDEEGSEFTLKESLTPLAPFKDRTLILHGVCDKIRGDGDNHMRGMGCLLTGIELFPGNIQGGSHTPAGWAKGISIDQEIKNFLQSRPETKTRFGSLEFGVLVPERADTWTRMVYAGPNKPVTPIDDPYQMFTKLYGRAKDRGHLKSVLDDVVADLHKVRDAVSVEDRRLLEEHAAFVRDMERELTETRSAELDHPVPQLEPGLKEENDNLPRISKAQIDLMVQAFAADFMRVATLQYTNSVGNAKMRWLGVDEGHHELSHEPDSNDAVQEKLTRINHWYCEQLAYLAQRLAETPEPGGVGSMLDHTLIVWTNELGKGNSHTLDNIPFVLVGNGLGFGMGRSLKFPKVPHNRLLLSLAQGMGHDLKEFGNPDYCKDGPLALS, encoded by the coding sequence GTGACCTCCCCCCGATCTCGCCGCGAGTTCCTCCGTCGCCTGGGCCTCAGCGCGGCGGTGACGCCGTTCCTGCTCAACCTGCCCAGCCTGGGCTTCGCCAACCAGCTCGAACGCAAAAAGCGGCTCGTGGTCATGTTCAGCCCCAACGGCATCGTGCCCAAGACCTTCTGGCCTGACGAGGAGGGATCGGAGTTCACCCTCAAAGAGAGCCTGACTCCCCTGGCTCCATTCAAGGATCGGACGTTGATCCTGCACGGGGTCTGCGACAAGATCCGAGGCGACGGCGACAACCACATGCGAGGCATGGGCTGTCTATTGACCGGCATCGAACTGTTTCCGGGCAACATCCAAGGTGGTTCGCACACCCCGGCCGGTTGGGCCAAAGGAATCTCGATCGACCAGGAAATCAAGAACTTTCTCCAAAGCCGTCCTGAAACCAAAACCCGGTTCGGCTCGCTGGAATTCGGCGTCCTCGTGCCCGAACGAGCCGACACCTGGACCCGCATGGTGTACGCCGGTCCCAACAAGCCGGTCACGCCCATTGACGATCCTTATCAGATGTTCACTAAACTCTACGGTCGTGCCAAGGACCGCGGCCACCTCAAGAGCGTGCTGGACGACGTGGTTGCCGATCTGCACAAAGTCCGCGACGCCGTTTCCGTCGAGGATCGCCGCCTGCTGGAGGAACACGCGGCCTTCGTCCGCGACATGGAGCGCGAACTGACCGAAACCCGGAGCGCGGAGCTGGATCACCCGGTTCCCCAGCTCGAGCCGGGTCTCAAAGAGGAAAACGACAACCTGCCCCGCATCAGCAAGGCCCAGATCGACCTGATGGTGCAAGCCTTCGCCGCCGACTTCATGCGGGTTGCCACCCTGCAATACACCAACTCGGTGGGCAACGCCAAGATGCGCTGGCTCGGCGTGGACGAAGGGCACCACGAGCTTTCGCACGAGCCGGACAGCAACGACGCGGTCCAGGAAAAACTGACTCGGATCAACCACTGGTATTGCGAACAACTGGCCTACCTGGCCCAACGTCTCGCCGAGACCCCCGAGCCCGGCGGAGTCGGTAGCATGTTGGACCACACTCTGATCGTCTGGACCAACGAACTGGGCAAGGGCAATTCGCATACCCTGGACAACATTCCGTTTGTTTTGGTCGGCAACGGTCTGGGGTTTGGCATGGGCCGGTCGCTCAAGTTCCCCAAAGTGCCCCACAACCGGCTGCTGCTTTCGCTGGCTCAAGGCATGGGCCATGACCTCAAGGAATTCGGCAATCCCGACTACTGCAAAGACGGCCCGTTGGCCCTGAGCTGA
- the csrA gene encoding carbon storage regulator CsrA, translating into MLVLSRKLNEKILIGDDIVLTIVKIDRHQVRIGIEAPNSVPVFRKELLDEKVSREEQASHASSQANTPACLAAVPVPVTRG; encoded by the coding sequence ATGCTGGTGCTGAGCCGCAAACTCAATGAAAAGATCCTGATCGGCGACGACATCGTGCTGACGATCGTCAAGATCGACCGTCATCAGGTCCGCATCGGGATCGAAGCGCCGAATTCGGTGCCGGTCTTCCGTAAGGAGCTGCTCGACGAAAAGGTGTCGCGGGAGGAACAGGCTTCCCATGCGTCTTCCCAAGCGAACACGCCGGCCTGCCTTGCTGCTGTGCCCGTCCCGGTGACACGCGGCTGA
- a CDS encoding DUF1592 domain-containing protein, with protein sequence MIGFVVGSLVWGLTITSSGATSPNANDLTGEQIYFKHCASCHGEMGEGGDLEDSWPLEGDRPLADLERLIEQTMPKADPHTIVGEEARKVARYVYDSFYSDEARAQRQAARIELARLTVRQYQNVAADLIASFNSGPERKPDLPNGLAAEYYASQQFRHQDRKIERVDPSVQFRYDGQGSPDPELIPPKAFAIKWRGSIVAPQTGRYDLILQADNGARLWFNEENRTPLIDAWVKSGDDTKYEAEVQMVAGRRYGIRLEWFKGEKDTKAALALKWKPPGGVEELIPARVLRPEWSPPAFALTTPFPPDDRSAGYERGTAISREWHEATTEAALEIAGYVAANLPRLAKFKEQDDAQTKLKAIRSFCATFAERAFRRPLTDSQRRFFVDRWFETTDDPEAGLKRALLLILKSPRFLYREVADPVPNAPGDVRPRDDYDVAARLSFTLWDSIPDEDLLEAAARGQLREPDQIQAQARRMLDDPRAKVKVREFLHQWLRVDHLHDLSKDSSQFPDFDPALVSDLKTSLDLMLDEIIWSETSDYRRLLLAETVPLNARLARFYGLEPGEGEAATADFRPYELDPGERAGVLTHPLLLAGFAYHSTSSPIHRGVFVSRSLLGRSLKPPPEAVAPLAPDLHPDLTTRERVVLQTSPSSCMNCHGLINNLGFPLEKFDAVGRLRTEDHGKPIDDSGSYLTRSGDLVTFQGARSLAAFLAQSPEAHRAFVEQLFHYLVKQPIQAFGPSTSADLRRTFVEGGFRIRDLLTEIALVAAFAAPPQPTPE encoded by the coding sequence ATGATCGGCTTCGTGGTGGGAAGTTTAGTTTGGGGGTTGACGATCACTTCGTCTGGGGCGACATCCCCAAACGCCAACGATCTTACTGGCGAACAGATTTACTTCAAGCATTGCGCCTCCTGTCACGGCGAGATGGGTGAGGGTGGCGACCTTGAAGACTCCTGGCCTTTGGAAGGGGATCGCCCCCTAGCCGATCTGGAACGGCTCATTGAGCAGACGATGCCCAAGGCCGATCCTCACACGATCGTCGGTGAAGAGGCCCGCAAGGTCGCCCGTTACGTCTACGACTCGTTCTATTCCGACGAGGCCCGCGCCCAGCGCCAAGCGGCCCGGATCGAACTAGCGCGGCTAACGGTGCGGCAATATCAAAATGTGGCCGCCGACTTGATCGCCTCGTTCAACTCCGGCCCCGAACGCAAGCCTGACCTGCCCAACGGGCTGGCCGCCGAATACTACGCCTCCCAGCAGTTCCGCCACCAGGATCGCAAGATCGAACGGGTCGATCCCAGCGTCCAGTTCCGCTACGACGGCCAAGGCAGCCCCGACCCCGAACTTATTCCCCCCAAGGCATTCGCCATCAAGTGGCGAGGCTCGATCGTCGCGCCCCAAACCGGACGCTACGACCTGATCCTCCAGGCCGACAATGGCGCGCGACTCTGGTTCAACGAGGAGAACCGAACCCCTCTGATTGACGCCTGGGTCAAGTCCGGCGACGACACGAAATACGAAGCCGAAGTCCAGATGGTGGCCGGACGGCGTTATGGAATCCGTTTGGAATGGTTCAAGGGCGAGAAGGACACAAAGGCTGCCCTGGCGCTGAAATGGAAGCCGCCCGGCGGGGTCGAAGAGCTGATTCCAGCCCGTGTATTGCGTCCCGAATGGAGCCCGCCAGCGTTCGCTCTAACGACTCCGTTCCCCCCCGATGACCGCAGCGCCGGTTACGAACGCGGTACTGCTATTTCCCGCGAGTGGCACGAGGCCACTACCGAAGCGGCCCTAGAGATCGCCGGGTACGTCGCGGCCAATTTGCCTCGTCTGGCCAAGTTCAAGGAGCAGGACGACGCCCAAACCAAGCTCAAGGCGATTCGGTCCTTCTGCGCCACCTTCGCCGAACGCGCCTTCCGCCGTCCCCTCACCGACAGCCAACGGCGGTTCTTCGTCGATCGCTGGTTCGAGACCACCGACGACCCCGAGGCGGGTCTCAAACGAGCGCTGCTGCTGATCCTCAAATCGCCCCGGTTCCTCTACCGCGAAGTGGCCGACCCGGTCCCCAACGCGCCCGGAGACGTCCGCCCCCGCGACGACTACGACGTGGCGGCTCGGCTCTCGTTCACCCTTTGGGACTCGATCCCCGACGAGGACTTGCTTGAGGCGGCCGCCCGCGGTCAACTCCGCGAACCCGACCAAATCCAGGCACAGGCCCGCCGGATGCTCGACGACCCCCGCGCCAAGGTGAAGGTCCGCGAGTTTTTGCACCAGTGGTTGCGAGTCGATCATCTGCACGACCTCTCTAAAGATTCGAGTCAGTTCCCCGACTTCGACCCGGCGTTGGTGTCCGACCTCAAGACCTCGCTCGACCTGATGCTCGACGAGATCATCTGGAGCGAGACGTCCGACTACCGCCGGTTGCTTTTGGCCGAGACAGTGCCGCTCAACGCGCGACTGGCTCGGTTCTACGGCCTAGAACCCGGCGAGGGTGAGGCTGCCACCGCCGACTTCCGACCCTACGAACTCGACCCCGGCGAGCGAGCCGGGGTGTTGACCCATCCCTTGCTGCTGGCGGGCTTCGCCTATCACTCGACTAGTTCGCCAATCCATCGGGGTGTATTCGTCTCGCGGAGTCTTCTGGGACGGTCGCTCAAGCCGCCGCCCGAAGCGGTCGCCCCCCTGGCCCCCGACCTCCACCCCGACTTGACCACCCGCGAGCGAGTCGTTCTCCAAACTAGCCCCTCCTCGTGCATGAACTGCCACGGCTTGATCAACAACCTAGGCTTTCCCCTGGAGAAGTTCGACGCGGTGGGACGACTCCGAACCGAAGACCACGGCAAACCCATTGACGACTCGGGCTCTTACCTGACCCGCTCGGGCGACTTGGTGACCTTTCAAGGCGCGCGGTCGTTGGCCGCCTTCCTTGCTCAAAGTCCCGAAGCGCATCGCGCCTTCGTCGAACAGCTGTTTCACTATCTGGTCAAGCAGCCGATTCAGGCGTTTGGCCCCTCAACCTCTGCCGACCTGAGACGAACCTTCGTCGAGGGCGGGTTCCGCATCCGCGATCTGCTAACCGAGATTGCCCTGGTCGCCGCCTTCGCCGCCCCCCCCCAGCCGACCCCCGAATGA
- a CDS encoding winged helix-turn-helix transcriptional regulator: MRTRSATGGRINSIILTQSLQRPKRPSQFRSIVGTISIATNTQRLRSLNRDVAITRSKPRPSVPSEWKWSAANEADAH, encoded by the coding sequence CTGAGAACCCGCAGCGCGACTGGCGGTCGGATCAATTCAATCATCTTAACTCAATCACTTCAACGACCAAAGCGACCAAGCCAATTCCGATCCATCGTAGGGACCATTTCGATTGCGACAAACACCCAACGTTTGCGTTCCTTGAATCGGGACGTCGCCATCACGCGATCAAAACCCAGACCCAGCGTGCCGAGTGAGTGGAAGTGGAGCGCGGCCAACGAGGCTGACGCGCACTAG
- a CDS encoding arsenate reductase/protein-tyrosine-phosphatase family protein, whose product MAPKRAVETIDLSKSVDRLDEVFRAVACLSRGGVAVLPTETGYAAAASALATPALDRLRQLAGLPDDDPLPIALRTAEELEDWIATDSRVGRRLARRAWPGPLTLTWEPGAWTAERLPQALTPEQRRRLRGGDGRWTFRSPGHSLPRDLIRWTSGPVVLACLTPDRARQLLESPPSAKTDPPPPRSCESPRGADLILDDGPRFGLQRVTEVTLSTTGWRITQPGTFSLEQLQRMAGIFVLFVCTGNTCRSPMAQALCRKLLAERLGCPPEELPQRGFVIASAGLAAHWQQPASEHAIDAMKRRNIHLEDHLSQPISLELVRQADWILTMTAAHAEALIDHLPELEPKVTLLDPQGCDVADPFGGDAHDYERVAANIESFIRQRLDDLLALHHNDDHPLPSA is encoded by the coding sequence ATGGCACCCAAACGGGCGGTCGAGACGATCGATCTGAGCAAGTCGGTCGATCGCCTCGACGAGGTGTTCCGGGCGGTGGCCTGCTTGTCCCGGGGAGGCGTGGCGGTGCTCCCCACCGAAACCGGTTACGCTGCGGCCGCCTCGGCGCTAGCCACCCCGGCGCTGGATCGCCTCCGACAGTTGGCGGGGTTGCCAGACGACGACCCGCTCCCGATCGCCTTGAGGACCGCCGAGGAACTGGAGGACTGGATCGCAACCGACTCGCGGGTGGGCCGACGTTTAGCGCGACGCGCCTGGCCAGGCCCCCTGACGCTGACCTGGGAACCCGGCGCGTGGACCGCCGAACGCCTGCCCCAGGCGCTGACACCCGAGCAACGACGACGCCTCCGCGGCGGCGACGGCCGCTGGACATTCCGTTCGCCTGGCCACTCCCTCCCGCGCGATCTGATCCGCTGGACCTCCGGTCCTGTGGTGTTGGCCTGTCTGACCCCGGATCGGGCCCGCCAACTCTTGGAGTCCCCCCCCTCAGCCAAGACGGACCCCCCACCCCCCCGTTCTTGCGAATCCCCCAGGGGAGCTGATTTGATTTTGGATGACGGTCCCCGATTCGGTCTACAGCGCGTCACCGAGGTGACGCTCAGCACGACTGGCTGGCGGATCACCCAACCCGGCACCTTCTCGTTGGAGCAGCTGCAACGCATGGCCGGCATCTTCGTCCTCTTCGTCTGCACCGGCAACACCTGTCGCAGCCCAATGGCCCAGGCGCTCTGCCGAAAACTTCTGGCTGAACGTTTGGGTTGCCCTCCCGAGGAACTGCCCCAACGCGGCTTCGTCATCGCCTCCGCGGGGCTCGCCGCCCACTGGCAGCAACCCGCCTCCGAACACGCCATCGACGCCATGAAACGGCGGAACATCCACCTGGAAGACCACCTCAGCCAGCCCATCTCGCTGGAATTGGTCCGCCAGGCCGACTGGATTTTAACCATGACCGCCGCCCACGCTGAGGCCCTGATCGACCACCTGCCTGAACTGGAACCTAAGGTTACGCTGCTTGATCCCCAGGGTTGCGACGTGGCCGACCCCTTCGGCGGCGACGCCCACGACTACGAACGCGTCGCCGCTAATATCGAGTCGTTTATCCGCCAACGCCTCGACGACCTGCTCGCCCTTCATCACAACGACGACCACCCCCTGCCTAGCGCGTAA
- the rpmF gene encoding 50S ribosomal protein L32 — MAVPKRRKSISRKGTRRSHDFLTVPALTICPQCKLAVPPHKVCHLVEECGNIQRSKPHDPQKKVDV, encoded by the coding sequence GTGGCCGTTCCGAAACGAAGGAAGTCGATTTCCCGTAAAGGAACCCGACGAAGTCACGACTTCCTCACTGTTCCCGCCCTGACCATTTGCCCTCAATGCAAGCTCGCCGTCCCGCCTCACAAGGTATGCCATCTCGTTGAGGAGTGCGGCAATATCCAACGAAGCAAGCCACACGATCCTCAGAAGAAGGTGGACGTTTAA
- a CDS encoding response regulator, with protein sequence MATEMDTAKIDWSESAPLRLLVAEDDTNQWPIMRYFLNRLELQADFATDGQQALEAASADPYDLILMDLRMPRLSGLEAASKLRRLGYDRPIVALTAEPQWLEHKHHLAGFDDLVTKPMTLQQLRETIQRHIPANRPRLACWPTPAENLRAIRNLLQFLIDLPDSSSSFHQAMRDRNEAVLTSFGRQIAGMAESLGLTDLARLGGEFSELVGQRRWDDLNLQLDALKQSARNQLDQLG encoded by the coding sequence ATGGCGACCGAGATGGATACCGCTAAGATCGACTGGAGCGAATCGGCCCCGCTGAGGCTGCTGGTGGCCGAGGACGACACCAACCAGTGGCCGATCATGCGTTATTTTCTGAATCGACTTGAATTGCAGGCCGACTTTGCCACGGACGGCCAACAAGCTCTCGAAGCCGCCAGCGCCGACCCTTACGACTTGATCCTGATGGACCTCCGAATGCCTCGGCTCAGTGGTCTGGAGGCCGCCTCCAAACTGCGCCGCCTCGGCTATGATCGCCCTATCGTGGCCCTCACGGCCGAACCCCAATGGCTGGAACACAAACACCACCTGGCTGGATTCGACGACCTGGTAACCAAGCCCATGACACTCCAGCAGTTGCGCGAGACCATCCAGCGTCACATCCCGGCCAATCGCCCCCGGTTGGCCTGCTGGCCAACCCCCGCCGAGAACCTACGTGCGATTCGCAACCTGCTTCAGTTTCTCATCGACCTGCCCGACTCCTCGAGTTCATTTCATCAGGCGATGCGGGACCGCAACGAGGCGGTTCTCACCTCGTTCGGACGCCAGATTGCGGGAATGGCTGAGTCGTTGGGACTCACCGACCTGGCCCGGCTCGGCGGCGAGTTTAGCGAGCTCGTTGGTCAACGGCGTTGGGACGACTTGAATCTCCAACTTGACGCCCTCAAGCAATCCGCTCGGAACCAACTCGACCAACTTGGCTAA
- a CDS encoding aldo/keto reductase: MSEPVGLDNPTNPTRRDALKLGVTAATTAAVIGAVSTARAAVCIEPVARRDDEKGNKTATPPKELPRRPLGKTGVEVTILNQGTWRSPALDRLVRYAYAQGIRYYDTAKSYGSEPGLSRWFKAMPEVRKNIFLVTKDSPSEPKQLVEMLDRRLETLQVDWVDLLFVHALGDSSIENGLKWPKSKEFKAVCETIRKSGKAKLVGFSTHHPRRAEIIQAAAEGGFVDAIMLQYSPFLEADSPLNKALDACHARGIGLISMKQVAGFGGQAIYNEVFKRMPELKEKGYTPYQALLHAIWTDERIASVCVSMRNLDQINENVEAARKFRPMDQASLDRLREACIAARPTMCADCDGRCSRAAGTTARLGDLARFHTYHEHHGYRSVARERYAELSPEERDWTGADLIAAREACPRKLDFASILPQVDRNLA; encoded by the coding sequence ATGTCCGAACCCGTGGGCCTCGACAATCCAACGAACCCGACCCGGCGCGACGCACTCAAGCTCGGCGTGACCGCGGCCACCACTGCCGCCGTGATCGGCGCGGTCTCGACGGCGCGGGCCGCCGTCTGCATCGAACCAGTCGCCCGCCGCGACGATGAGAAGGGGAACAAGACCGCCACTCCGCCCAAGGAGCTGCCTCGGCGTCCCTTGGGCAAAACCGGCGTCGAGGTGACCATCCTCAACCAGGGTACCTGGCGTAGTCCGGCCCTGGATCGTCTGGTGCGCTACGCCTATGCCCAGGGGATCCGCTACTACGATACCGCCAAGTCCTACGGCTCCGAACCCGGCTTGTCTCGCTGGTTCAAAGCCATGCCCGAGGTCCGCAAAAACATCTTCCTGGTGACCAAGGATTCCCCCTCTGAACCCAAGCAACTCGTCGAGATGCTCGACAGACGGCTTGAAACCCTCCAGGTCGATTGGGTCGATCTACTGTTCGTCCACGCGCTGGGCGATTCCTCGATCGAAAACGGTCTGAAATGGCCCAAAAGCAAGGAGTTCAAGGCCGTCTGCGAGACGATCCGCAAGTCAGGCAAGGCCAAGCTCGTTGGTTTCTCGACCCATCACCCCCGACGGGCTGAAATCATCCAGGCGGCTGCCGAAGGCGGGTTTGTCGATGCGATCATGCTGCAATACTCGCCATTCTTGGAGGCCGACTCGCCGCTCAACAAGGCGCTCGACGCCTGCCACGCCCGGGGGATTGGCCTGATCTCGATGAAGCAGGTCGCCGGCTTCGGCGGTCAGGCGATCTACAACGAAGTGTTCAAACGAATGCCCGAACTCAAGGAAAAGGGATATACACCCTATCAGGCGTTGCTGCACGCGATCTGGACTGACGAACGAATCGCCAGCGTCTGCGTCTCGATGCGCAACCTCGATCAGATCAACGAGAATGTCGAGGCGGCCCGCAAGTTCCGGCCGATGGACCAAGCCAGTCTCGATCGTCTGCGCGAAGCGTGCATCGCGGCCCGGCCCACCATGTGCGCTGACTGCGACGGCCGCTGCTCCCGAGCTGCCGGCACCACCGCCCGCCTGGGCGATCTCGCGCGGTTCCACACCTATCATGAGCATCACGGCTATCGCTCGGTGGCCCGCGAGCGTTACGCTGAGTTGTCTCCCGAGGAACGGGATTGGACCGGGGCCGACTTGATCGCCGCCCGCGAAGCCTGCCCTCGCAAGCTCGACTTCGCCTCGATTCTGCCCCAGGTCGATCGCAACCTCGCCTAA
- a CDS encoding Spy/CpxP family protein refolding chaperone, producing MKRYGISRWIQAVALVAATMLTLSTVLAQPPRGERGDREGMRGGRGDFGGFRGGDRGPGGMGDFGGMFGGPGGDRAARNWMMNMGDRALRNPFEPISLADLIRYPAVREEIKFTDEQQKKWEEASKDVNQRQRDMMTERMRQMREQGGAAGGPEAWRAMMEQGRAQMQQFRQESEKILRSILTKDQVRRLEQIAIQRQGPPALVRDDVARAVGLLPPQQMNIRQIVETGRTRERSAMEAQMKTRMEQMKAIGDRVRDLDREERGNVFRQEFEKARPELEKAMSEVEKTREEINAAILKVLNRNQKKSWERLQGAPFDMSKLTLRSVVDVAERNAREGQDAKPAAAEADEPAPVEEAPKKVSSRIRRPN from the coding sequence ATGAAACGGTATGGGATTTCGCGTTGGATTCAGGCCGTCGCGCTGGTGGCGGCCACGATGTTGACACTGTCTACGGTGCTGGCTCAACCTCCCCGTGGCGAGCGTGGCGACCGAGAGGGAATGCGTGGCGGTCGGGGCGACTTCGGTGGGTTCCGAGGCGGCGATCGTGGCCCCGGCGGCATGGGTGATTTTGGCGGGATGTTCGGTGGCCCCGGCGGCGATCGAGCGGCCCGCAACTGGATGATGAACATGGGCGACCGGGCGCTACGCAACCCGTTCGAACCCATCTCGTTGGCCGATCTGATCCGCTATCCAGCAGTCCGCGAGGAAATCAAGTTCACCGACGAGCAGCAAAAGAAGTGGGAAGAAGCCAGCAAGGATGTCAATCAGCGTCAACGCGACATGATGACCGAACGGATGCGTCAAATGCGCGAGCAAGGTGGCGCGGCGGGCGGCCCCGAAGCCTGGCGGGCCATGATGGAGCAAGGGCGCGCCCAGATGCAGCAGTTCCGCCAGGAATCCGAGAAAATTCTTCGCTCGATCCTCACCAAGGACCAAGTGCGGCGTCTAGAACAGATCGCCATCCAACGCCAAGGTCCCCCCGCTCTCGTCCGCGACGACGTGGCCCGCGCCGTGGGCCTACTGCCGCCTCAACAAATGAATATCCGCCAAATCGTCGAAACCGGCCGCACCCGCGAACGTTCGGCGATGGAGGCGCAAATGAAGACCCGAATGGAGCAAATGAAGGCGATCGGTGACCGGGTCCGCGACCTTGACCGCGAGGAACGTGGCAATGTCTTCCGTCAGGAATTCGAGAAGGCCCGTCCCGAGTTGGAAAAGGCGATGAGCGAGGTTGAAAAGACCCGCGAGGAAATCAACGCTGCCATCCTGAAGGTCCTTAACCGCAACCAGAAAAAGTCGTGGGAACGGCTTCAAGGCGCTCCGTTCGACATGAGTAAGTTGACTCTGCGCTCGGTGGTGGACGTGGCCGAACGCAACGCCCGCGAAGGTCAGGATGCCAAGCCGGCCGCCGCCGAAGCCGACGAACCGGCTCCGGTTGAAGAGGCTCCCAAGAAAGTCTCCTCGCGGATTCGTCGGCCTAACTAA
- the rpmB gene encoding 50S ribosomal protein L28, with amino-acid sequence MPRVCQVSGKKTSFGNHVTTRGKAKYLGGVGIKTTGVSRRTFRPNLQKIRVWLPNGQMRTIRVATSVIRNGVLTLEVDGKMQTFPLIKASRGSAAAKAARGNLYPI; translated from the coding sequence ATGCCTCGTGTTTGCCAAGTCAGCGGCAAGAAGACCAGTTTTGGAAACCATGTCACGACCCGCGGCAAAGCCAAGTATCTGGGCGGAGTTGGGATCAAGACCACCGGGGTCAGTCGTCGGACGTTCCGGCCCAACCTGCAAAAAATTCGGGTTTGGCTGCCCAACGGTCAGATGCGAACCATTCGGGTGGCCACCTCGGTTATCCGAAACGGCGTCTTGACCCTTGAGGTGGATGGGAAAATGCAAACCTTCCCGCTCATCAAGGCGAGCCGCGGCAGCGCTGCGGCGAAAGCCGCTCGGGGCAACCTCTACCCGATCTGA
- a CDS encoding MFS transporter, translating to MATPTPSPSALQPDANLKWYEGLSRYQWFVLIVATLAWLFDTMDQQFFNLARKPAMIDLLNVAPTDPLVDQYAGYATSIFLTGWAIGGILFGVLGDKIGRARTLVLTVLTYSLCTGLSAFSLGFWDFAFYRFITGLGVGGAFAAGVTLVAEVMPDRSRPKALGTFQAFSALGNMIAAFTTIGLGTLALFSLLQGGVPWRIMFLVGALPALLAVFIMRRLEEPQRWRDMAKARAEGRLAGDPQAQAGSIVDLFSIPRWRHNTLVGLALAFAGVVAVWGIGFFSFDLARNVYRPQLLAYAKSIGLEAEAQTKYVNDWLTIYTGVISAMQNLGAFFGIYSFAVVTTRLGRRGAFALFFLLAIITTMMVFAFLGEVWHIFTLIPLMGFCQLALFGGYAIYFPELFPTRLRSTGVSFCYNVGRLVAAIGPFMLGYLSNNVYGWAGADALRYSGMTMCAFLLIGLATLPFAPETQGQPLPEEEIKLSS from the coding sequence ATGGCCACGCCCACCCCGTCCCCATCCGCCTTGCAACCCGACGCGAACCTCAAATGGTACGAGGGGTTGTCCCGCTACCAGTGGTTCGTCTTGATCGTGGCAACCCTGGCGTGGCTGTTCGACACGATGGATCAGCAGTTCTTCAACCTCGCCCGCAAACCGGCGATGATCGACCTGTTGAACGTCGCACCGACCGACCCCCTGGTCGATCAATACGCCGGCTATGCCACCTCAATCTTCCTGACCGGATGGGCCATTGGTGGCATCCTCTTCGGCGTGTTAGGCGACAAGATCGGCCGGGCGCGGACCCTGGTGTTGACCGTCTTGACCTACTCGCTCTGCACCGGTCTAAGCGCTTTTTCGCTCGGCTTCTGGGACTTCGCCTTCTACCGGTTCATCACTGGTCTTGGGGTCGGCGGCGCGTTCGCGGCTGGGGTAACTCTGGTGGCCGAGGTCATGCCTGACCGCTCCCGTCCCAAGGCGTTGGGCACCTTCCAGGCGTTCTCGGCGCTGGGCAACATGATCGCCGCCTTCACCACGATCGGCCTGGGAACCCTCGCGTTGTTCAGCCTGCTTCAAGGCGGGGTTCCCTGGCGCATCATGTTTTTGGTGGGCGCGCTGCCGGCGCTGCTGGCGGTCTTCATCATGCGACGGTTGGAGGAGCCGCAACGCTGGCGGGACATGGCCAAGGCGCGGGCGGAGGGCCGCCTGGCAGGCGATCCCCAGGCGCAGGCCGGTTCGATCGTGGATCTCTTCAGCATTCCCCGTTGGCGTCACAACACCCTGGTGGGTCTGGCCCTGGCTTTCGCTGGGGTCGTGGCGGTCTGGGGGATCGGCTTCTTCAGCTTCGACTTGGCCCGCAACGTCTATCGCCCCCAACTGCTGGCATACGCCAAGTCGATTGGTCTGGAGGCAGAAGCTCAGACCAAATACGTCAACGACTGGCTGACGATCTACACCGGGGTCATCTCGGCAATGCAGAACCTCGGGGCCTTCTTCGGCATCTACTCCTTCGCCGTGGTCACCACCCGGTTGGGCCGCCGAGGCGCGTTCGCCCTCTTCTTCCTGCTGGCGATCATCACGACCATGATGGTCTTCGCCTTCCTGGGCGAGGTTTGGCACATCTTCACCCTCATCCCGCTCATGGGCTTCTGCCAACTGGCGTTGTTCGGCGGCTACGCGATCTACTTCCCTGAACTCTTCCCCACCCGTTTGCGCAGCACCGGGGTGTCGTTCTGTTACAACGTGGGCCGGCTGGTCGCGGCTATTGGGCCCTTTATGTTAGGATACCTTTCCAACAACGTGTATGGCTGGGCTGGCGCAGACGCGCTGCGTTACTCCGGCATGACCATGTGCGCCTTCCTGCTGATTGGCCTGGCCACCCTTCCCTTCGCCCCCGAAACTCAAGGCCAACCCCTTCCCGAGGAAGAGATCAAGCTGAGTTCATAA